The proteins below come from a single Serratia fonticola genomic window:
- the adhE gene encoding bifunctional acetaldehyde-CoA/alcohol dehydrogenase — protein sequence MAVTNVAELNELVARVKKAQREYANFSQEQVDKIFRAAALAAADARIPLAKLAVEESGMGIVEDKVIKNHFASEYIYNAYKDEKTCGILSEDETFGTITIAEPIGLLCGIVPTTNPTSTAIFKALISLKTRNGIIFSPHPRAKNATNKAADIVLQAAIAAGAPKDIIGWIDQPTVDLSNQLMHHPDINLILATGGPGMVKAAYSSGKPAIGVGAGNTPVVVDETADIKRVVASILMSKTFDSGVICASEQSVIVVDSAYDAVRARFATHGGYMLQGKELKAVQDIILKNGGLNAAIVGQSAPKIAEMAGIKVPANTKILIGEVKLVDESEPFAHEKLSPTLAMYRAKDFEDAVSKAEKLVAMGGIGHTSCLYTDQDNQTARVEYFGDKMKTARILINTPASQGGIGDLYNFKLAPSLTLGCGSWGGNSISENVGPKHLINKKTVAKRAENMLWHKLPKSIYFRRGSLPIALEEVATDGAKRAFIVTDRYLFNNGYADQITKVLKSHGIETEVFFEVEADPTLSIVRKGAEQMNSFKPDVIIALGGGSPMDAAKIMWVLYEHPETHFEDLALRFMDIRKRIYKFPKMGVKAKMIAVTTTSGTGSEVTPFAVVTDDATGQKYPLADYALTPDMAIVDANLVMNMPKSLCAFGGLDAVTHALEAYVSVLANEYSDGQALQALKLLKEYLPASYHEGAKNPVARERVHNAATIAGIAFANAFLGVCHSMAHKLGSEFHIPHGLANAMLISNVIRYNANDNPTKQTAFSQYDRPQARRRYAEIADHLGLSAAGDRTAQKIEKLLKWLDEIKAELGIPTSIREAGVQEADFLAKVDKLSEDAFDDQCTGANPRYPLIAELKQILMDTYYGREFSEATEEEVVVAAPVAAKAEKKSKK from the coding sequence ATGGCTGTAACGAATGTCGCTGAATTGAACGAGCTAGTTGCACGTGTCAAAAAAGCCCAGCGCGAGTATGCCAACTTCTCACAAGAGCAAGTTGATAAGATCTTCCGCGCCGCTGCCCTCGCCGCCGCAGATGCCCGTATTCCTCTGGCTAAACTGGCCGTTGAAGAATCAGGCATGGGTATCGTTGAAGACAAAGTCATCAAAAACCACTTCGCTTCCGAATACATCTATAACGCCTATAAAGACGAAAAGACCTGCGGGATCCTCTCCGAAGATGAAACTTTCGGTACCATTACTATAGCTGAGCCAATTGGTCTGCTGTGCGGTATCGTGCCAACCACCAACCCGACTTCTACCGCAATCTTCAAAGCGCTGATCAGCCTGAAGACCCGTAACGGCATCATTTTCTCCCCGCACCCACGTGCCAAGAACGCCACCAACAAGGCCGCAGATATCGTGCTGCAGGCTGCCATTGCTGCTGGCGCACCGAAAGACATCATCGGTTGGATCGACCAGCCAACGGTAGACCTGTCCAATCAGTTGATGCATCACCCAGACATCAACCTGATCCTGGCAACCGGTGGCCCAGGCATGGTTAAAGCAGCTTACAGCTCAGGTAAACCTGCAATCGGCGTTGGTGCTGGTAACACTCCAGTGGTGGTTGACGAAACTGCCGACATCAAACGCGTAGTCGCTTCTATCCTGATGTCAAAAACCTTCGACAGCGGTGTGATCTGTGCGTCTGAACAGTCCGTGATCGTAGTAGATTCCGCATACGATGCAGTGCGCGCACGCTTCGCTACCCACGGTGGCTACATGCTGCAGGGCAAAGAGCTGAAAGCCGTTCAGGACATCATCCTGAAAAACGGTGGTCTGAACGCCGCTATCGTTGGCCAGTCTGCACCAAAAATCGCTGAAATGGCCGGTATCAAAGTGCCAGCCAACACTAAAATCCTGATCGGTGAAGTGAAACTGGTTGACGAATCTGAGCCGTTTGCTCACGAAAAACTGTCACCTACCCTGGCGATGTACCGTGCCAAAGACTTTGAAGACGCCGTCAGCAAAGCAGAGAAACTGGTCGCCATGGGCGGTATCGGTCACACCTCTTGCCTGTACACCGATCAAGATAACCAGACTGCACGTGTAGAGTATTTTGGCGACAAAATGAAAACCGCACGTATTCTGATTAATACCCCGGCTTCTCAGGGGGGTATCGGTGACCTGTACAACTTTAAACTCGCTCCGTCACTGACGTTGGGCTGCGGTTCCTGGGGTGGTAACTCCATCTCTGAAAACGTCGGTCCAAAACATTTGATCAACAAGAAAACTGTAGCGAAGCGAGCAGAAAACATGTTGTGGCACAAACTTCCGAAATCAATCTACTTCCGCCGTGGCTCACTGCCAATCGCGCTGGAAGAAGTGGCTACCGACGGGGCAAAACGCGCCTTCATCGTTACCGACCGCTACCTGTTCAATAACGGTTATGCCGATCAGATCACCAAAGTTCTGAAATCGCACGGTATTGAAACCGAAGTGTTCTTTGAGGTTGAAGCTGACCCAACGCTGAGCATCGTACGTAAAGGTGCCGAGCAGATGAACTCCTTCAAACCAGACGTGATCATCGCGCTGGGTGGTGGTTCACCAATGGACGCCGCGAAAATCATGTGGGTGCTGTACGAACATCCTGAAACTCACTTCGAAGATCTGGCACTGCGCTTTATGGATATCCGTAAGCGTATCTACAAGTTCCCGAAAATGGGCGTGAAAGCGAAAATGATCGCCGTCACCACCACTTCAGGTACCGGTTCAGAAGTGACTCCGTTTGCCGTTGTGACCGATGATGCCACCGGCCAGAAATACCCACTGGCTGACTATGCTCTGACCCCGGACATGGCGATTGTCGATGCCAACCTGGTGATGAACATGCCTAAATCCCTGTGCGCCTTCGGCGGCCTGGATGCGGTTACTCATGCCCTGGAAGCCTACGTTTCCGTACTGGCCAACGAATATTCAGACGGCCAGGCGCTGCAAGCGCTGAAACTGCTGAAAGAATATCTGCCAGCCAGCTACCATGAAGGGGCGAAAAACCCGGTTGCTCGTGAGCGTGTGCACAACGCCGCTACCATCGCCGGTATCGCGTTTGCCAACGCCTTCCTGGGTGTCTGTCACTCAATGGCCCACAAGCTGGGTTCTGAGTTCCACATCCCGCACGGTCTGGCTAACGCCATGTTGATCTCTAACGTTATCCGTTATAACGCCAACGACAACCCGACCAAGCAGACCGCCTTCAGCCAGTATGACCGTCCTCAGGCACGTCGTCGCTACGCAGAAATCGCAGACCACCTCGGTCTGAGCGCTGCCGGTGACCGTACTGCACAGAAGATCGAAAAACTGCTGAAATGGCTGGACGAAATCAAGGCAGAGTTGGGTATTCCAACCTCGATCCGCGAAGCTGGCGTACAAGAAGCCGACTTCCTGGCCAAGGTCGACAAACTGTCTGAAGATGCGTTTGATGACCAATGTACCGGTGCTAACCCACGTTATCCGCTGATTGCCGAACTCAAGCAAATCTTGATGGATACTTACTACGGTCGCGAATTCAGCGAAGCGACTGAAGAAGAAGTGGTAGTTGCAGCACCTGTTGCAGCCAAAGCGGAAAAAAAGTCCAAGAAATAA
- a CDS encoding thymidine kinase: MAQLYFYYSAMNAGKSTALLQSSYNYQERGMRTLVFTAEVDHRFGVGKVSSRIGLSSQAQLYNSATQLYAMINQEHQQQPVHCVLVDESQFLTKEQVEELCEVVDQLDIPVLCYGLRTDFLGELFVGSHHLLAWADKLVELKTICHCGRKANMVLRLGEDGKAMHMGEQVVIGGNESYVSVCRKHYKEAIKVPE; the protein is encoded by the coding sequence ATGGCTCAGCTTTATTTTTATTATTCCGCTATGAATGCGGGGAAATCGACGGCGCTGTTACAATCTTCATATAATTATCAAGAACGTGGTATGCGCACGCTGGTGTTCACCGCGGAGGTCGACCACCGCTTCGGCGTTGGCAAAGTGAGTTCGCGGATTGGGTTGTCGTCGCAGGCCCAGCTTTATAATAGCGCCACTCAACTGTACGCCATGATTAATCAGGAGCATCAGCAGCAGCCCGTGCATTGCGTGCTGGTGGATGAGAGCCAGTTTCTGACCAAAGAGCAGGTTGAAGAACTTTGCGAGGTGGTCGACCAACTGGATATTCCGGTGCTGTGTTATGGCTTACGCACGGATTTTCTTGGGGAACTGTTTGTTGGCAGCCATCATCTGCTGGCCTGGGCCGATAAACTGGTCGAACTGAAGACCATTTGTCATTGCGGGCGTAAAGCCAATATGGTGCTGCGCCTGGGAGAGGATGGCAAGGCGATGCATATGGGGGAGCAAGTGGTGATTGGGGGTAACGAAAGCTATGTTTCGGTATGCCGCAAGCACTACAAGGAAGCGATCAAGGTTCCAGAGTGA
- the hns gene encoding histone-like nucleoid-structuring protein H-NS, with translation MSEALKILNNIRTLRAQARECSLETLEEMLEKLEVVVNERREEDSQAQAEIEERTRKLQQYREMLIADGIDPNELLQTMAATKAAGKAKRAARPAKYHYKDENGEMKTWTGQGRTPAVIKKAIEEQGKSLDDFLL, from the coding sequence ATGAGCGAAGCATTGAAGATTTTGAACAACATCCGTACTCTACGTGCACAGGCAAGAGAATGCAGCCTGGAAACACTGGAAGAGATGCTGGAGAAGCTGGAAGTTGTTGTTAACGAACGCCGCGAAGAAGACAGCCAGGCTCAAGCAGAAATTGAAGAGCGCACTCGTAAACTGCAACAATACCGCGAAATGCTGATTGCAGACGGTATTGATCCAAACGAACTGCTGCAAACTATGGCTGCTACCAAAGCCGCTGGTAAAGCAAAGCGTGCTGCACGCCCAGCTAAATACCACTATAAAGATGAAAACGGCGAAATGAAAACCTGGACTGGCCAGGGCCGTACTCCAGCCGTGATTAAAAAAGCTATCGAAGAGCAAGGCAAATCTCTGGACGATTTCCTGCTGTAA
- a CDS encoding NAD-dependent epimerase, with protein MKFLVTGAAGFIGYHVTERLLAMGHQVVGIDNLNDYYAVSLKQARLDMLANRPAFQFIKLDLADRNGIAELFAEHQFERVIHLGAQAGVRYSLDNPLAYADSNLIGHLNILEGCRHNKVGHLLYASSSSVYGLNRKLPFSTDDSVDHPISLYAATKKANELMSHSYSHLYGLPTTGLRFFTVYGPWGRPDMALFKFTKAILAGESIDVYNHGEMHRDFTYIDDIAEAVVRLQAIVPQPNANWTVEQGSPASSSAPYHVYNIGNSSPIKLMEYIHALEAALGITAHKNMLPMQPGDVLDTSADTEELYQTIAFKPETSVDEGVKRFVDWYRAFYNVQ; from the coding sequence ATGAAATTCCTGGTTACAGGCGCTGCAGGATTTATTGGTTATCACGTAACGGAGCGCCTGCTAGCCATGGGGCATCAGGTTGTCGGTATCGACAACCTGAATGATTATTACGCTGTCAGCCTGAAACAGGCACGGCTCGACATGCTGGCTAATCGGCCAGCATTTCAGTTTATCAAACTGGATTTGGCCGATCGCAATGGAATTGCCGAGCTGTTTGCTGAACATCAGTTTGAGCGGGTCATTCACCTTGGCGCCCAGGCCGGGGTGCGTTATTCGCTGGATAACCCCTTGGCTTATGCGGATTCCAACCTGATTGGCCATTTGAACATTCTTGAAGGGTGTCGGCATAATAAAGTTGGGCATTTGCTGTACGCGTCCTCCAGCTCGGTTTATGGCCTGAATCGCAAGCTACCGTTTTCGACGGATGACTCGGTCGATCACCCAATATCCCTGTATGCGGCGACGAAAAAAGCCAATGAGCTTATGTCGCACAGCTATTCGCATTTATATGGTCTGCCAACCACCGGCCTGCGTTTTTTCACCGTATATGGTCCTTGGGGGCGTCCTGACATGGCGCTGTTTAAATTCACCAAGGCGATATTGGCCGGTGAGAGCATTGATGTATATAACCACGGTGAGATGCATCGTGACTTTACTTACATTGATGATATTGCCGAGGCGGTAGTGCGCTTGCAGGCCATTGTTCCTCAACCCAATGCCAATTGGACGGTGGAACAAGGGTCTCCAGCCAGCAGTTCTGCGCCTTACCATGTCTATAATATCGGCAATAGTAGCCCTATTAAGTTAATGGAATATATTCATGCTCTGGAGGCTGCGTTAGGTATCACGGCGCACAAAAATATGCTGCCGATGCAGCCTGGTGACGTTTTGGATACCAGCGCGGATACCGAGGAGCTGTACCAGACTATCGCGTTTAAACCTGAGACCAGCGTTGATGAAGGGGTTAAACGGTTTGTTGATTGGTATCGGGCGTTTTATAACGTTCAGTAA
- a CDS encoding UDP-glucose dehydrogenase family protein has translation MKVTVFGIGYVGLVQAAVLADVGHDVMCIDIDEQKVENLKKGNIPIFEPGLTSLVQQNYEAGRLHFTTDAKAGVAHGAIQFIAVGTPPDEDGSADLKYVTAVARTIAEHMTDRKVVIDKSTVPVGTADKVREVMTETLRKRGSDLAFDVVSNPEFLKEGAAVADCMRPERIVLGTDNKDVIEPLRELYEPFNRNHDRMILMDIRSAELTKYAANCMLATKISFMNEISNLAEMLGADIEKVRQGIGSDSRIGYHFIYPGCGYGGSCFPKDVQALIRTAEHIGYQPKLLQAVEQVNNQQKYKLTQFIKHHFANDVKGKTFALWGLAFKPNTDDMREASSRVLMETLWELGASVQAYDPEAMAEAQRIYGQRADLKLMGTKEAALQGADALVICTEWQNFRAPDFDAIKAALKQPVIFDGRNLFDPERLQARGFTYYGIGRGASIKPVI, from the coding sequence GAAAACCTCAAAAAAGGCAATATTCCGATCTTTGAACCGGGCCTGACTTCGTTGGTACAGCAAAACTATGAAGCCGGTCGCCTACATTTCACTACCGATGCGAAAGCCGGTGTTGCTCATGGCGCGATCCAGTTTATCGCCGTGGGAACGCCACCGGACGAAGATGGTTCTGCCGATCTGAAATATGTCACCGCCGTGGCACGCACCATCGCCGAACATATGACAGACCGCAAAGTGGTGATCGATAAGTCAACCGTACCGGTAGGTACCGCTGATAAAGTTCGTGAAGTGATGACTGAAACGCTGCGCAAGCGCGGCAGCGACTTGGCGTTTGATGTCGTCTCCAACCCGGAGTTCCTCAAGGAAGGGGCTGCTGTTGCCGATTGTATGCGCCCTGAGCGTATCGTGCTGGGCACCGATAACAAAGACGTCATTGAGCCGCTGCGTGAGCTGTATGAGCCGTTCAACCGCAATCACGACCGCATGATCCTGATGGATATCCGCAGCGCAGAGCTGACCAAATATGCCGCCAACTGCATGCTGGCGACCAAAATCAGCTTTATGAACGAAATCTCCAATCTGGCAGAGATGCTGGGTGCGGACATTGAAAAAGTGCGTCAGGGGATCGGTTCGGATTCACGTATTGGCTATCACTTCATTTATCCAGGCTGTGGCTACGGCGGCTCCTGCTTCCCGAAAGACGTTCAGGCGCTAATCCGTACGGCAGAGCATATCGGTTATCAACCGAAACTGTTGCAGGCGGTAGAGCAGGTGAACAACCAGCAGAAATATAAGCTGACCCAGTTCATCAAGCATCATTTTGCTAATGATGTAAAAGGGAAAACCTTCGCGCTGTGGGGCCTGGCGTTTAAACCTAATACTGACGATATGCGTGAAGCTTCCAGCCGCGTGCTGATGGAGACCTTGTGGGAATTAGGCGCCAGCGTGCAAGCCTATGACCCGGAAGCCATGGCAGAAGCGCAGCGTATCTATGGGCAACGTGCCGATCTGAAACTGATGGGTACCAAAGAAGCTGCGTTACAGGGAGCCGATGCGTTGGTGATCTGTACCGAATGGCAGAATTTCCGTGCTCCGGATTTTGATGCGATTAAGGCAGCCTTGAAGCAGCCCGTCATTTTTGATGGCCGTAACCTGTTTGATCCAGAACGTCTGCAAGCTCGCGGCTTTACTTATTATGGTATTGGTCGTGGCGCATCGATTAAGCCGGTCATCTAA